Genomic window (Eubalaena glacialis isolate mEubGla1 chromosome X, mEubGla1.1.hap2.+ XY, whole genome shotgun sequence):
AATGGGTTTATTTATGATCAATTGTTTTTAGctcttaaattttataattttttcttttagtattgtgaggcatgaaaatatattttgaccGTATGCCTACAATAATTTTATCTAAACTGCTATATTCGTCATTGAAAATGTCTACGCTTTAATGGGTGAAACTGGGACCAATTTAGTTAAGTTTGTCATTGGCTGTGTCTGTAAAGAACTGATTAATAAGACTGGAAGTTTCAGGTGTTTGATTGATTGACATAGTTGCTAGATGTCATGGCATAAAAATACTGGTTCTGCCTTTCAAGGCATAACCTTAATTAATTTTGGAGAACTTTTATAAACGTTATTATTCTCTGGATGGAGTTTAGATATTATAGTGTATTGATACCCTGATTAAAAAGTGTGATTCAGTGcacctgagggaaaaaaattactaGTAGTTTGAAAATATCATTGTTTCTCCTGATTCAAACTGATCCCAGACATAATTTAAATCACTCCTGGAATCAGTGTCATGGGGCGTAGTATTTGCTGATATTAAATATGTCTAGTAAATTTGAGTAGGCTAAGActccttaaatatataaatatagttatGCTTATAGAACACTGATGGCTTTTTTCCTATGGAGGGGCTGCTTTAAGAAGAAGACATGATTTTTTTATTGGAAAGTAGtggcaaaaatatttttgtcatctACTATGCTGATAATTCATTTAGATAGCAATAGCTTATGTATTTAAtagatattaaaatttattttgacttTGTTGGTTCCTTGTGTTTCTGTAAAAGATACCTGTCTTGGCCTGTGGAACTGGTAGTGCCAGTTATACAGAAGAGGTAGTACCGTCAGAGGAGGAAAATTACTACAACAATCATGGTAATGAATATGATGAGGATAATGGCAATGATGATGATACTGTTGATAATGAAAATCATGAATTTTCTAATGATAATCActtatttgatgatattaaaaaTGCTACTCATGAATTGTTTAACATCAGAGAAATTTGGGCTTCATGTTTCCATCTTGCTAAAAACATGGTCAATAATGAAGAATCAGAAATGATCTCAGAGGACATGGTACTTCCTTCTAAAATAGAATCAGGAAAACACTTAAGCAAACGGGGATGAGTTCCTCCTCCCCTTAAATTAAAACAGGAAAGGATAGGTAAGAGGTAAGGTCCTCTTAATGTCTCAAGATATATCCCATACGGTCAGTACCAACTGGGTAAGCCTTGGATTATGAAAATAACTCTGACTATAAATGGCCTCACCTGGAGCTTTCTCTGATTCAGTGGACAAGATGCTTTTGTCTGGGCATGATCTAATATTGTCTgccctgatttttttctctctttaatatCTCTTATTCCAGAGGCATGTCAAAACTATCCCATGGCCTCCATTCCTTGCCCAGTCTTAACCCACAAAGAAGAATGTGCATTTGAGTTAAAGTCTGAACTTCAGAAAGCCATGTATAAGATTGCCAATCCTTCACTtccattaggggaaaaaaatatactcTTTGGTCTGTCTGAAAtgtgcaggggaaaaaaagacccaGGTTTGCTGCCCTTCTCAGGCCATCCTCCAACAaaccctgcccccacctccatgATGATCTGCCTCTAACTGTTGGGCTACAACCTACCTCTCAAAAACCAGATCACTGAAAAATCTGGTACTTTCGTTAACAAATGTGAACAATGTTTTAGTGACTaacaatacaaacaaacaaacaaaaaaaatatatatcatccaCAAGATTTGTCTTTTCATCCATTGATAGCATTAGCATTAATGACTTCCAATTATTCAGCAAAGCCTCGATTAGAATGAACCATCTCTTATTAGTCACTGCCCATTTGAAACTCCATTCCCCACAGAGCAAAGGATTTGAGCTATTCTTGCAATGATTACCCATTTCCAAGAGAATGTAATCTTTGGACAACTTTGTCATTGACTTCTCTCAAGAAAATTTGCCACCATCTTTATCATGACATCTAGTTAATCAGTATTCAGACACCCtgacacagagaagaaatggcCTTCCCATATGATATAGAAACTGAAATCCTTTTTTGGAGTAAAGGAGATTTCTGGGCTTTGAGGATTAAGTAGGATATTAGTAGAATGAATCAGATTTtgtcttctgtttcatttatatatGTCTCATATTTAGTCATTTGTTtaagattttccctttttttctgaaagtCAAAACCTGGCTTTTCAAAACTAAGTGAAGAATAGACTGAAAAAATTGGAAACCTGATGAATGGATTTGTTTCAATATCCATCTGTTCTCATGGATATAACCACCCTGATATCTTCAATTAAATCTCCTTTGGAGGAGGCACCCCGGGCGGGGGTCGTAGCAGCCGCTGAGTAGGGTGAGCGTTTCCTCCCACTCGGTCATGACGCACAGGTTGGGCACGTGCGAGGCTCCGGGACAGGAATTCCACTGCTGACCATCGAGTCCGACTGGACCTGGGCCTCTGGGACAAATTCAGTGAACTGGCCACCAAGTGCATTATTAAGATCGTGGAGTTTGCTAAACGTCTACCAGGCTTCACCAGCTTGACCATCGCAGACCAAATCACCCtgctgaaggcagcctgtttggaCATCCTGATTCTGAGAATCTGCACCAGGTATACCCCAGAGCAAGACACCATGCCGTTTTCGGACGGCCTGACCCTGAATCGAACCAGATGCACAACGCCGGGATCAGACCCCTGACAGACCTCGTATTCACCTTCGCCAGCCAGCTCCTACATCGGGGGATGGACGACACGGAGACAGGCCTTCACAGCGCCATCTGCTTGATCTGTGGAGACCGCCAGGACCTTGAGGAACCAACAAAAGTAGATAAGCTACAAGGACCATTGCTGGAAGCACTAAAAATTTATATCAGAAAGAGACGACCCAGCAAGCCCCACATGTTTCCAAAGATCCTCATGAAAATCACAGATCTCCGCAGCATCAGTGCTAAAGGTGCAGAAAGTGTAATTACCTTGAAAATGGAAATTCCTGGCTCGATGCCCCCTCTCATTCAGGAAATGCTGGAGAATTCTGAAGGACATGAGCCCTTGACCCCAAGATCAAGTGGGAACACAGCAGAGCACAGTCCCAGCACCTCGCCCAGCTCCGTGGACAACAGCGGTGTCGGTCAGTCACCACTGCTGCAATAAGACACTTTCTAGCTACTTCAGACATTCCCCAGTACCTTCACTCCTGGGATTGAAAATgcaaggaaaaaacatttttacttctGCTTAGTTTTTGGcctgaaaatatattcaaactcAAGAAGGACCAAGAAGTTTTcatatgtatcaatatatacCCCTCACTGTCTAACTTACCTAGAAGTACaaactttttaaattctaaaaattagCCATTTCATGCAACCCAAAACCAGTTAAAAGCTTCTATTCTCCTCTTTGAACACTCAAGATTGCATGGCAAAGACCCAGTCAAAATTATTTCCCCCTGGTTAAGTTTCTGAAGACTCTGCACATACAGAAGTATggctctgttctttctctcctATACGTTTGgtgctttccttttgttttgcatAGTCCAAATAACCAAGACACCAAGGTTATGGAACAGATTACTTACATATCCAGTTAAGAAAGGGTCAAAAAGATAACTGTCTTGCTTTCACAGATCAAGACATCAAGGTAAGGAAATGGGACTGTTGTACATTGTGGCAAGATAAGGCTAAAGATGTTCTACTTTAGTTAGTATAGAAGCTTGTCCTTGCTCTCTGGATGCTCTCAGACCGCATCTTTTCTTTCATGTTGCCCAGTGAAGTATACAACAAATTCACTGTACTAGCAGAAGAGAATTCTGTTATCAGTGTAACTGCAAGTTCAGGTATCAAATGTCATTTGTTCAATTGTTGATGTCACTTTAAACTAAAAGTggtttattacttgtttaatGACATAActacacaatttttttaaaaggtacatttttacAGTAATGATAGCCTCCAAGGCAGAAACACTTTTCCATGTTAATAAAAGTTTTTGTTTACCTATTCACAAGCCATTAGGGAGGTTTCATGGGATAATGACGGGCTAGTCTACCACCTGCACcatgtaactctgtatccttccTGATTCCTGCTTGATACTGGGGGGTTTTCCATTGCCTCCCAAAGTCACAGGCAGAGAATCTGCGTCCTCTGGCCTGATCCAATCACTGTGAAGCAGAGTGGAGGCTTGGGTGGAGTGGTTAACAGATACAAGTGTCAGTTTCTTAGTTCTCATTTAAGCACTagcggaatttttttttttttgatatattatCAAGTCTTTGATGTACTTTCTCTGGCTCTGTTTGTACATTGAAATTGTTTAACAATGCTTTCTATGTTCATATGCTGTTTATCTTTTTCCATGGAGTCTCCtggcaaagaataaaatatatttattttaaaggtgaaaaaaaaatctcctttgttCCAGCCCATAACATTATGAATTTaacactttaaaacattttattctgaaTGCTTATTCCAAATAATATAATCAAGTAGTTTGATTATTCTCCTAGTTGGAGGACACAGAATAGTGACAATGACACatggccataaaaaaggaaatagataGATTTATCATACATCACCAAAAAATTCCTGAAGTAAGGGAGGAATACACTTTAAGACAGAAGTTAGTATCAAGACACTATCATTTTCAGTGACCTTCCCGAGTACGTACTCTTTTgtcaaagaggaaaaacaaacaagctgTTCCTAATGTTGAAATCtgatgaaacagagaaaaaaaagtcaatggaaGGAATTACTTTTCTTGGGactaacacttaaaaaaaagaaccatatgCTACAATATCATTGTTCTATTAAATAGTCTTTGCTAAATATCAAATAGGTAAAATAAACATGTGATATCTTAAACCTTGTGCATGGCTTTGCCAAGATTAACACCActgttgttaatattttaatgtaaattctTTTCTTCCAAAGAGAGTTGATACTTTCTTAAATACATGACTTTCCTTTCTGTAATATAACTTTAAAGTAGGTAGGGACTTGGTGACTTCAAGGTTATTGTCAAATATGTGACTAACGGCTCAGGTCATTTTACATGTAAtccattttttattgtatttcccTTGACAGTGCTACAAATGAATGCTGAAAGAAATGTTCTTGAAATAGTGCATAGAATCTAAATGACATCACACTGTTGAATATTTCAGAAAGAGTTGCTATCCTCTTCAGTAGTTCTAGGCAGCCTATAGCAAACCAATGAACTTTTAATGGAATTAACGTAAATTTATTATAGTAACAATTATATTTGtattaagaatattaaatttatttcccTATTGTTTTCTAAAATAGCCATATCGCTGTGGTTTTATCCATTTGAAACTATGCAAATGGATAAAACACTGGCATTTCTCTGGCCCAAAGATGTATCAgtaacagtaagaaaaaaagaataatttttttaaaagtcaggttGGTTCTTGATAAATCAAGCAGTGgtaaagctcagaaataaatttttagtCTTTCCCCCAGCATTCCTCGATCTACAGAGTAAACAGCTTTTATGTAAGCAGTTTTAGAATCCAATCTCTTTGGAACTATTTTTAGTACTTACTGGCAGTGTATGCATTTTCTGGGCAACTGTACTAGATTTATAGCTCTGGAACTGCTGTGTTATTTATTACCTTCCAATAGGCAATGAAGTGGTATCTTGCACATGCATATGTCAAAAATGCTAAAGTTTAATACAATGGTTCAGCTAATTCTTTCCCAGAACAATAGGCAAAAAAATAGCTTTTAATTCGGCAAGGGATATTCCTTATTCgtttttttcaaaagcaaaaatactTCTCTTGGGAATTTCATATCTAACACcaactttcttttccttaattttacAAATCCCTACAAAGAATTAAAGTCTCAGATGAGCTTAATAACATCTTGCTTATTTCAGCGGTTTTTGTCCTAGATTTGCAAACTCAAATCTTATTTTTGAATTTAGGAAGAAATGCCACTCACAAATGAAATTAAGTCTTTTGAATTACATGAGTTTATTAGAAAGTCCAAAATTTTTTCTTAACCTGAACTAGAATTGGCAATTTTGTCTACATGAGATCAAACTAGTTTAAGACACCAGGATCCAAAATCAACATATAATGTGTTGCATTCAATTCATATAGTACgttgttttcttctctgagtttttgttgtctcttttttttgtttgtacaTATGAGTGTTTGACAGATGTagggttttgtattttttaagtacACAGGCCACTTACCAAACTAAGTACTTGTCATTATTTCTTCCAAAAATAAAGGTTTACAACTAGGTTATAAATTTTTACCAGAGATTGACACTGTAGCTTATTATATccctaacagaaaaaaatagttgttttataaaataattctgaaattgtTTTCTGGACAATTtaattaaagcaaaagaaaaaaagcaacctgAGTCAACAATTACAGTATATTCCTATTCAAGCACAGACtgagaattaaaaacaagaacaaccAAACtttgccctttctctttttctttcttttaaaataggaattatctttttaattcatgcatttattcatctAACAAACGTTTATTTAATGTGTTCGTATATGCTGGGTGCTATGTCCTTAGAGATTGTACGTATAAACGAAGCTTGATGCCATTTTATCCTACACTCACATTCATTAATGTAATAGAGGCTTAAGTAAATTACcgagagagacacacagatgaGTGATAGTTATCTCACCAAAGGATGACCATTTGGGAGAGACAGCAAAGGATTTTCTCAAGATTTTTTCCCTATAAACAAGGGGGAAATAATTCTAAGTAAGTTTGGAATTCAGGATACTACAAATATCCCAAagctctaactttttttttttttttgtatataggaAATATCTATGGTAAAGTTAGCAAGGTGATGAATTAAGAAGCCATATatctttatttccccttttcatCTTTCCCATTGTTTTCATGTCATGGTCTAACATATGACAAAGAGCTTCAGGTTTTTTCATGGTTCATATGGATTTGAATGTCAGTTGAGCTAACTGACGTGGGGTAGAACTAATGTTGGATCCATGTGTTAGTCATTCTTTATTCCTGAAGGAGACAAGACAGAGGAACAGCCTTGGAATAGTCATTCATTAAAGATAGTAAGCTCATGTTGGTACCACACTTTAGCATCAGACTTAGGTATCtgtccaaaactttgttgaaaagTATTTATGTCTTATATGTAGGCAACACCTTTTCAAATTACTGGGATAATatgaaatgcatttatttatttatttttatttttatttttttaaacaattttattggagtataattgctttacaacggtgtgttaatttctgccttataacaaagtgaatcagttatacatatacatatatccccatattacttccctcttgtgtctccctccctcccaccctccctatcccagccttCTAACTGGTCACaaggcaccaagctgatctccctgtgctatgcgactgattcccactagctatctattttacattaggtagtgtatatatgtctatatatacactaccactctctcactttctcccagcttacccttccccgtccccgtctcctcaagtccattctctagtaggtctgcgtccttattcccgtcttgcccctaggttttccatgatcttttttttttcgtcttttagattccatatatatgtgttagcatacggtatttgtttttctctttctgacttacttcactctgtatgacagactctaactccatccacctcactacaaataactcaatttcatttctttttatggctgagtaatattccattgtatatatgtgccacatcttctttatgcattcatccaatgatggacacttaggttgcttccatgtcctggctattgtaaatagagctgcaatgaacattatggtacaagactctttttgaattatggttttctcagggtaaatgccctgtagtgggattgctgggttgtatggtagttctattatagttttttaaggaacctccatactgttctccatcgtggctgtatcaatttacattcccaccaacagtacaagagggttcccttttctccacaccctctccaacatttattgtttgtagattttttgatgatggccattctgaccactgtgagatgatatcgcattgtacttttgatttgcatttctctaatgattaatgatgttgagcattctttcatgtgtttgttggtaatgggtatatcttctttggagaaatgtctatttaggtcttctgcccatttttggattgggctgtttgtttttttgatattgagctgcatgagctgcttataaattttggagattaatcctttgtcagttgcttcatttgcaaatattttctcccattctgagggttgtcttttcttcttgtttatggtttcctttgctgtgcaaaagcttttaagtttcattaggtcccatttctttatttttgtttttatttccatttctctaggaggtgggtcaaaaaggatcttgctgtgatttatgtcatagagtgtcctgcctgtTTTActgtaagagtttgatagtatctggccttacatttaggtctttaatccattttgagtttatttttgtgtatggtgttagggagtgttctaatttcattcttttacatgtagctgtccagttcgcccagcaccactaattgaagaggctgtcttttctccattgtatattcttgcttcctttatcaaagataaggtgaccatatgtgcgtgggtttatctctgggctttctatcctgttccattgatctatatttctgtttttgtgccagtaccatactgtcttgattactgtagctttgtagtatagtctgaagtcagggtacccgattcctccagctctgtttttctttctcaaaattactttggctattcggggtcttttgtgtttccatacaaattgtgaaattttttgttctagttctgtgaaaaatgccagtggtagtttgatagggattgcattgaatctgtagattgctttgggtagcatagtcattttcacaatgttgattcttctaatccaagaacatggtatgtctctccatctatttgtatcatctttaatttctttcatcagtgtcttataattttctgcatacaggtcttttgtctccttaggtaggtttttacctaggaattttattctttttgttgcaatggtaaatgagagtgttttcttaatttcactttcagatttttcatcattagtgtataggaatgcaagagatttctgtgcattaattttatatcctgctactttaccaaattcattgattagctctagtagttttctgatagcatctttaggattctctatgtacagtatcatgtcatctgcaaacagtgacagctttacttcttcttttcccatttggattcctcttatttctttttcttctctgattgctgtggctaacacttccaaaactatgttgaataatagtggtgagagtgggcaaccttgtcttgttcctcatcttagtggaaatggtttcagtttttcaccattgaggacaatgttcactgtggggttgtcatatatggcctttattattttgaggtatgttccctctatgcctactttctggagggtttttatcataaatgggtgttgaattttgtcgaaagctttctctgcatctattgagatgatcaaattgtttttctccttcaatttgttaatatggtgtatcacattgcttgatttgcatatattgatgaatcctt
Coding sequences:
- the LOC133082635 gene encoding LOW QUALITY PROTEIN: retinoic acid receptor beta-like (The sequence of the model RefSeq protein was modified relative to this genomic sequence to represent the inferred CDS: inserted 1 base in 1 codon); its protein translation is MTMFQRLTVLTEREDQIFLRFIPVLACGTGSASYTEEVVPSEEENYYNNHGNEYDEDNGNDDDTVDNENHEFSNDNHLFDDIKNATHELFNIREIWASCFHLAKNMVNNEESEMISEDMERIGWARARLRDRNSTADHRVRLDLGLWDKFSELATKCIIKIVEFAKRLPGFTSLTIADQITLLKAACLDILILRICTRYTPEQDTMPFSDGLTLNRXQMHNAGIRPLTDLVFTFASQLLHRGMDDTETGLHSAICLICGDRQDLEEPTKVDKLQGPLLEALKIYIRKRRPSKPHMFPKILMKITDLRSISAKGAESVITLKMEIPGSMPPLIQEMLENSEGHEPLTPRSSGNTAEHSPSTSPSSVDNSGVGQSPLLQ